TGCAAGCCAGCACCACCGAGCCCGGCGGCACCAGCACCATCCTGCACACGGGCTTCAACTTCCCCTACGAGATTGGGGCCAAGACCGGCACCACCTCCAACTACTCCGATGCCTGGTTCATGGGCATCACCCCCGACCTGGTCTGCGGCATGTGGATTGGTGGCGAGGACCGCAGCATCCACTTCCGCACCGGGGCCTACGGCCAGGGGGCCCGGCTGGCGCTGCCGCTCTACGGCATCTTCATGAAGAAGGTGTACGCCGACAAGGACATCGCCATCAACCGGGGGCCCTTCCCGCTGCCGGCCAAGCCGCTGAGCATCGAGATTGACTGCTCGAAGTACACTGGCGCCGCCCAGCGCGACACCATCCCCTACGACCAGAAGATGGCCCGACCCGACTTGGAGGGCCCCGACAAGCAGGATATTTAGGGGCCCCAGGGGCGGCCCGGGCCCGTTCAGCCGGCGAACTTGCGCCCGCCCAACGGACTGCTGCGCTTGCCGAGCGGGCAATAACCCGCCCGGCAGGGGTTTTTTCTCGTTTGGAGGGAGTAATAAGTCCCCCGGCGGGTGTTTTGAGGGTTCCGGAACGGGCAACAACTCCTTCGGAACGAGTTATTGCCCGTTCGGCACGGGTTGTTGCTCCCTCGGAACGAGTTATTGCCCGTGCCGAAGGGGTTGTTGCGCCTTCGGAACGAGTTATTGCCCGTGCCAAGGGAGCAACAACTCCTTCCGAAGGCGCAAACGCCCCGGCGGCCCGCCCCGCCCGGCACCGGGGGGGCCCGGCGGCGGCCCCGCCCCGGCGCCGGCGCCCCAAACCGGCCGCGGCAATCAGCGTACTCACGGTTAATCCGGCAACCTCAGCGATTTATGGCAGCTTCCCCCGAACTACAGGCGCAAATCAACCACCTGCCCCACCGGCCGGGGGTGTACAAGTACTTCGACGACGAGGGCATCATCTACGTGGGCAAGGCCATTGACCTGCGCAAGCGGGTGAGCAGCTACTTCAACAAGAACGACCACAACAAGAAGACCCAGCAGCTGGTGCGCAACATCAAGCGCCTGGAATTCACGATTGTGGACTCGGAGTCGGATGCGTTTTTGCTCGAAAACAACCTCATCAAGCAGCACCAGCCCAAGTACAACATCCTGCTGAAGGACGGCAAAACCTACCCCTACCTCTGCCTCACCAACGAGCGGTTCCCGCGCCTGCTGCCGACGCGCAACAAGATCAACGACGGCTCGCGCTACTACGGCCCCTACGCCACGGGCACGGCCATGAACGTGCTGCTGGAGCTGATCAGGGCCCTATACCCACTGCGCACCTGCACCTTCAACCTGACGCCGGCCAACGTGGCGGCGGGCAAGTTCAAGGTGTGCCTGGAGTACCACATCGGCAACTGCAAGGGCCCCTGCGAAGGCTTGGAGGACGAGGCCACCTACACCGGCTACATCGCCCAAATCAAGCAGATCCTGAACGGCGACCTGCGCATTCCCAAGCAGTACTTCCGCGAGCAGATGGGCCGCGCGGCCCAGGAGATGCAGTACGAGCTGGCCCACCAGTTCAAGGTGAAATTGGATAAGCTCGACGCCTTCCAGGCCAAAAGCACCATCGTGAGCGACACGCTGACCAACATCGACGTGTTCGCCATCGCCTCGAACGAGAAAGCGGCGTTCATCTCCTACATGAAGGTGATGAACGGCTCCATCATCCTCACCCAAAGCCTGGAAGTGACGAAAAAGCTCGACGAGCCCGACGCCGAAATCCTGGGGCCCCTGGTGATGCAGCTGCGGCAGGAGTTCGAAAGCGAGGCCCGCGAAATCCTGTCCAACGTGGCCCTGGAGCTGCCGCTGCCCGGCGTGGCGCTGGCCGTGCCCCAAATTGGTGACAAGCGCAAACTGCTGGAGTTGGGCCTGAAAAACGTGCTTTACCTCCGCAAAGAGAAGGAGAGCATGAACGAGCGCAGCAAGGACCTCAACGAGGTGCGCATCATGGAAACCATCAAGAAAGATTTGCGCCTGAAGGAGTTGCCCAAACACATCGAATGCTTCGACAACTCGAACTTCCAGGGCGACAATCCGGTGGCGGCCATGGTGTGCTTCCGCAACGCCAAGCCCAGCAAGAAGGACTACCGCCACTACCACATCAAAACCGTGGTGGGCCCCGACGACTTTCAGTCCATGTACGAAGTGGTGCACCGCCGCTACCGCCGCCTCACCGACGAGGGCGCCAGCCTGCCCCAGCTCGTCATCGTCGACGGCGGCAAGGGCCAGCTCAGCATGGCCGTGAAGGCCCTGAAAGACCTCAACCTATGGGGCCAAGTCTCCGTCATCGGCATCGCTAAGCGCCTGGAGGAAATCTACGTGCCCAACGACCCGCTGCCCATTTACATTGACAAGCGGAGTGAATCGCTGCGCCTGTTCCAGCGCATGCGCGACGAGGTGCACCGTTTCGGCATCACCTTCCACCGCTCCCTGCGCGACGCCGGCACCCTCAAAACCGAGCTAACCGATGTAAAAGGCTTGGGCCCCATCACGGCCGAAAAGCTGCTCAACAAGTTCAAGTCCGTTAAGAAAATCCGCGAGCTGAGCGAAGCCGAGCTAGTCGCCGAAGTTGGTAAGGCCAAAACCAAGGTGCTCCAAGCTTACTTCGACCAACAGGAGGCTGAACCCGCTGAATAGCCACGTAGTAGCGGGCTTCGCGCAAAACAAAGGGGCCCCCAGCATTGCTGCTGGGGGCCCCTTGCTATTAAAATGTTTGGCTAAAAACCCGTTGGTTTAGAAAGACCACAGGTTGTACTCGTATTCCACCAAATCAGCGGCCGTTTGCTGCGCGGCTAGAATGCCTTGCTGCTGCCCGCCGTAGATGTCGTCGAGGCGCGAGTCGCCGGCGTTCGACACCTTGGTGATGTAGGAGTTAAACAACCACAGCTCGAATGCATCAGCCAAGTTCTTGTGCTGGGCATCGTTCTGCGAGTTGAACCAAATGGCGTTCTGCGGATTAGCACGGAACACCTTCACCAAGTCGCTGTACTTAAACACGCCAATCGTCTTTTCAATACCCGATACGTTGGACGGCAAGGTAGACGGCACAAGCAGTGTGATGGTTTTGATGTCATGATACATGCGCGACCGTTTCTTGTCGAAGATCATGTCCTCCTTCAGCTCCATCTGGTACAGGTCCTTGGGCCGGTACTCATTCACGGGCGGCGCTTTCACCACTGGGGCAGCGGCTACAGCGGGCACCGTTTCATACACCACTTTGCCACGCTTGTCCTTAATTGGCTTGCCATTGGCCCCCAGTTTGGGCCGGCGCGTCGTGGCCGCGGTTGATTTCTTCTTAACCGGGGCCCCCCAGCCGTCGTCGGCAGCCGCACCACCACCGCCCAAGTCGCTCTCGCTAAAGCCAGCGGCTTTCTCGTCAGCACTCAGTTCATTGGCTTTATCGGCGTACGACATGTTGGACGAAACTTCGGCCGGGGTAAAGGTGGACGTCAGCGAATCGTTCTGGTAAGCTTGAATTTCGCCCCGCTTCACAGCGTCGAGGATGACGCGGCTGATTTCCTTGCCCTCCGAAAACATCGGCTTGTTCTGCTTCTCACGCAGGTCGATGGCACGCCAGATGCTCTTGCGGAACATTTGGTCGGACAACGGTATGGGCCGGCGCGAGCCCGTGCTGCTGGCCGTAGTGGCCTGCTCCTGGGCCATGGCAGCGGTGCTAAGCGTCAGGCTGGCGGCCATGATGGCCAGAGTTTGGGTAGCTTTCATATGAACGCGGAATAAGCGGGATAGAAACAGCCGGTCAACGCCGGACCCGGATAAATTAGTATTACAGCAACGGAATGTTGAAAGAGCGCGACACGTTAACCGGCTCCACATTATTCTGAAAGTTCATGCGCTGCACGCCCTTCACTTCAATGTAGAGACGGTCGCCTTCGCGATAAGCATTCACCACATCGGTTAGGTTTGCCTCGGGGCCCGAAATCGTCCGGGTGGGGATAGCGGGGCGCTTGCCACGCACCAGCGTCACCTCGTAGCTCGATACGCGGAAGCGAGCGTCATCGGGCAGGAAGGTAGCAAAACCAGCATCTGGAACAGCTTTCAGCGACAGCGAACGCACGGCAGTACCGGGAGTACCTTGCTTCTCATTAGCCTCGCGGCCACCCACGAAGCACTTAATTTCAGGCTTGGGAATGGGGCGAACCTGGAAGGTCTGCGAGCCAATAGCGTTACCGCCGCTGCTCACGTTCAAGGTCACTTCGCGGGCATTGGGCACCAGCGTCACGTCGCCCAGTTTGCTACCCGCAATAGTGGCAGCACCCGAAGCCGAGAAACCAGGCTTGTACTGGGCCCCCAGGGCCGGTACCGATACGCTCAGCTTATTACCGCACTTAAAGTAGAGCGCCTGCACCGAAGCCGACTGGATCTGCATCACCGGCTTAGTGATGGTGTAGGGCACTAACACTTTGAAGGTGGTATCGCGGCCGTTCTGATTGAAGCGAACAGTACCCGTCCACGAAGCCTTGGCATTGCCCGAAGCGTCGAAGCTACCTGGGCGGGCCGTGAACTCTACTTTGCCGTGGCCATCGGGGCCCACCGCCAGCGAGGAGCCGTTCAGCGTCATCGAAGGGTGGATGCTCGAAGCAGCCGCAGTCAGGAACAGTTCCGCTTTATACTTGGTACCAGCGGCCACCGTGTTCGATTCAGCTGAGGCGAAAGCGCCGATTTTGTCGAATACAATAGTTTTGGCACCAACTTTCTGCGCCTGGGCCGACAAGGCATCAGCTTCGTATTTCAGCACTTCGGTTTCTTTTTGCGAGAGCACAGCGAGGGCCGCCACCAAAGGCGTGTTCTCGAAGTTCAACTCAGCGAAGTCTTTGTTAGACTGCTCGGGCATGGTTTTCACGAGCGGATCTTCTTTGCCGTCGAGCGCCAGCGGCACAGCCGAGGGCACGTAGCCTTTGATGTACGAAGAGTAATCGTTCAGCTTAGCCTTCATCGGGTACGCCAAACCGTTTTTGGTGCCCCCAATCATGGTGATAGCCACCTTGTCTTCGGCGCTCATATTCTTGTATTCGGTGGCGCCTTTCACGTTCTCCGAAGCCGTTACCAGCTTGTCGCGGAGGTCACGGAGGTATGCCACCATCGTTTTGGTCTTCTCGCGAATCTCTTCGCTTTGGGCCAACACGGCCTTGTCACGGGCTTGGTTTTGGTTCTTAACTACGGCGGCTTCAATGCCTTTTACCGTGCCATCGGCGGCCGCCGATGTTTTATCGTTCACACCAATTAAGCTGTCGTCGATGAATTTGAACTTCAGCAGAATGGCTGAGTTCACTTGCAGCGCGAGCAAAGCGGTTAGCACGAGGTACATCATGCCAATCATCTTCTGCCGCGGTGTTTCTTTTCCACCCGCCATCAGGAATATCCTTTAGAAATGAGTAATAAGGAATAATTAGGATAAGACACTTGCCTTAGGCTTGCGCCGGGGCGCGCATAGCGCTCAGCATATTGCCGTACACCCGGTTGAGCGAGGTCAAGTTGCCAGTCAGGTCAGCCACTTGCTTCTGGAACTGCTCGGTGTCTTTGCCAGCTTGGGTCATGTTGTCCATGGCCTTGCCCAGCGTGCCGTAGAACTGGTTCATAGATTTGAGGTGCGTATTGGCATCCTGCAATTCCATTTCGTACACGGCGTTTAGGGCCCCCAAGTTCTTGGTGACGTTCTGCACCTGCTGGTGGTACTCTTTGGCATCGCCCGTAGCATCAGCCAGCGACGTAATAGCCGCCGCGGTATTAGAGTAAGCCACGTTGATCTTATCAAGCGAATCGGCGGCCGTGCGCACCTTCTTCGTGTACTCGTCGGTCACGTTGGTAGCATCGCCCAACTGGCCCAACTGAGCCGTAGTAGTGCTCAAGCGGTTCAGGCCTTGGCCCAAGTTAGCAAGAGCTTCAGGAGTTACGTTGGCATTTTTCAACATATCGTCCAGCTTGCCAGTTAAGCCGTTCGGCTTGCTATCGCGGAAACGGTTATCGTTCGTGCTAGGGTCGTAACCTTCGCTCAACTCCGGGTACACCAGCGACCAATCGTGGTCGGATTGATGAGGCTGGAAGGCGCTTAGAAAGAAAATTACGGCTTCCGTGCCTAAGCCGACCATTAGCATAATATCAGCACCTTTCCAGTGCAGAATTTTAAATAGCGCACCGATAATAACTACTGCAGCACCGATGCCATACACTTTAGGCATTACATCGTCGTATAGGAAACTTTTTTTAACGGCCATCTTAGTAAATGTTAAAGAAGTGTGAGGAAGTTAATTGTGGGTTGGTTGGTATAAATTAGTTGAGTTTAGAGTTAGAACCCATGCCGATTTGAATCATCGAGCAACGGAAGCCGATGTAGGAGCGGGCCGAGTCTTGGTATTCGAAGTTGCGGGTACCGGTTTCGAGGAAGTAAGCAATGTCTTTCCACGAGCCGCCACGTACCACTTTGCGGGGTTCGTTATCGTCCGGGTTAGTGGGGTTCAAGTCCCACACCACGGGAACTGAAGCTTCCATATAAGCATCATCGCACCACTCTGCTACGTTGCCCGACATGTCATACAGGCCGAAATCATTAGGGAAGAACGAACCCACTTCCGAAGTATAGGCATAGCCATCGCTAACATAGTCGCCCCGGCCCGGCTTGAAGTTGGCCAGCATGCAGCCTTTGGTATTGCGCAGGTAAGGGCCGCCCCAAGGGTAGGTAGCGCCTTCGCGGCCACCACGGGCAGCATATTCCCACTCGGCTTCCGAGGGCAGGCGGAAGTTAGGGTCGGCGGCATCGCCACGCTCTTCGCGAGTAGCGTTGCGAAACTTGGTGCGCCAGTTGCAGAAATATTTTGCTGCGAACCAGTCCACGCCTACCACCGGATAATCGTCGAACGCCGGGTGGGTGT
This genomic stretch from Hymenobacter sp. PAMC 26628 harbors:
- the gldM gene encoding type IX secretion system motor protein PorM/GldM, with translation MAGGKETPRQKMIGMMYLVLTALLALQVNSAILLKFKFIDDSLIGVNDKTSAAADGTVKGIEAAVVKNQNQARDKAVLAQSEEIREKTKTMVAYLRDLRDKLVTASENVKGATEYKNMSAEDKVAITMIGGTKNGLAYPMKAKLNDYSSYIKGYVPSAVPLALDGKEDPLVKTMPEQSNKDFAELNFENTPLVAALAVLSQKETEVLKYEADALSAQAQKVGAKTIVFDKIGAFASAESNTVAAGTKYKAELFLTAAASSIHPSMTLNGSSLAVGPDGHGKVEFTARPGSFDASGNAKASWTGTVRFNQNGRDTTFKVLVPYTITKPVMQIQSASVQALYFKCGNKLSVSVPALGAQYKPGFSASGAATIAGSKLGDVTLVPNAREVTLNVSSGGNAIGSQTFQVRPIPKPEIKCFVGGREANEKQGTPGTAVRSLSLKAVPDAGFATFLPDDARFRVSSYEVTLVRGKRPAIPTRTISGPEANLTDVVNAYREGDRLYIEVKGVQRMNFQNNVEPVNVSRSFNIPLL
- the gldN gene encoding type IX secretion system ring protein PorN/GldN, with translation MKATQTLAIMAASLTLSTAAMAQEQATTASSTGSRRPIPLSDQMFRKSIWRAIDLREKQNKPMFSEGKEISRVILDAVKRGEIQAYQNDSLTSTFTPAEVSSNMSYADKANELSADEKAAGFSESDLGGGGAAADDGWGAPVKKKSTAATTRRPKLGANGKPIKDKRGKVVYETVPAVAAAPVVKAPPVNEYRPKDLYQMELKEDMIFDKKRSRMYHDIKTITLLVPSTLPSNVSGIEKTIGVFKYSDLVKVFRANPQNAIWFNSQNDAQHKNLADAFELWLFNSYITKVSNAGDSRLDDIYGGQQQGILAAQQTAADLVEYEYNLWSF
- a CDS encoding type IX secretion system lipoprotein PorK/GldK yields the protein MNKLLALSLFALSGALLGGCSFSKGFEGELVGAQDRPYYNPQEVPFGMVPCPGGTFHMGQTDQDISASMVNMNKQVTIAGFYMDETEITNNKYRQFIEAIKQDSLDVLGEEYVMTELYPDTTVWVRDFTYHMGDPLLEYYYTHPAFDDYPVVGVDWFAAKYFCNWRTKFRNATREERGDAADPNFRLPSEAEWEYAARGGREGATYPWGGPYLRNTKGCMLANFKPGRGDYVSDGYAYTSEVGSFFPNDFGLYDMSGNVAEWCDDAYMEASVPVVWDLNPTNPDDNEPRKVVRGGSWKDIAYFLETGTRNFEYQDSARSYIGFRCSMIQIGMGSNSKLN
- the uvrC gene encoding excinuclease ABC subunit UvrC → MAASPELQAQINHLPHRPGVYKYFDDEGIIYVGKAIDLRKRVSSYFNKNDHNKKTQQLVRNIKRLEFTIVDSESDAFLLENNLIKQHQPKYNILLKDGKTYPYLCLTNERFPRLLPTRNKINDGSRYYGPYATGTAMNVLLELIRALYPLRTCTFNLTPANVAAGKFKVCLEYHIGNCKGPCEGLEDEATYTGYIAQIKQILNGDLRIPKQYFREQMGRAAQEMQYELAHQFKVKLDKLDAFQAKSTIVSDTLTNIDVFAIASNEKAAFISYMKVMNGSIILTQSLEVTKKLDEPDAEILGPLVMQLRQEFESEAREILSNVALELPLPGVALAVPQIGDKRKLLELGLKNVLYLRKEKESMNERSKDLNEVRIMETIKKDLRLKELPKHIECFDNSNFQGDNPVAAMVCFRNAKPSKKDYRHYHIKTVVGPDDFQSMYEVVHRRYRRLTDEGASLPQLVIVDGGKGQLSMAVKALKDLNLWGQVSVIGIAKRLEEIYVPNDPLPIYIDKRSESLRLFQRMRDEVHRFGITFHRSLRDAGTLKTELTDVKGLGPITAEKLLNKFKSVKKIRELSEAELVAEVGKAKTKVLQAYFDQQEAEPAE
- the gldL gene encoding type IX secretion system motor protein PorL/GldL — encoded protein: MAVKKSFLYDDVMPKVYGIGAAVVIIGALFKILHWKGADIMLMVGLGTEAVIFFLSAFQPHQSDHDWSLVYPELSEGYDPSTNDNRFRDSKPNGLTGKLDDMLKNANVTPEALANLGQGLNRLSTTTAQLGQLGDATNVTDEYTKKVRTAADSLDKINVAYSNTAAAITSLADATGDAKEYHQQVQNVTKNLGALNAVYEMELQDANTHLKSMNQFYGTLGKAMDNMTQAGKDTEQFQKQVADLTGNLTSLNRVYGNMLSAMRAPAQA